The genomic window CCTGCAATGGCGCCGCGAAGAGGACGATGAGAAATGGGATCACCCGGATCATTATTGGCATGTTAACTCCCCAATCTGGCTTTGTGGCTTGGCGCCCTGCAAATCCGTTTGGCAGGTCATTCCTTCGCTGCGTACATGAAATGGCCAACGGCTATCTTGCATATTAAGCGCGGTAAGACCGCCGGCAGAGACAATACCGACGTTGCGGTCGCCGGCATCGTACACCACGGCGCCGAACGGTAACGCTGCGCCTTCAGGAGTACGGATGTGGGCATAGTGCACGGCACGCTTGTGTGCGGCAAAGTCCACTTCGATAATGGCGCCCTCTGCCGCGGCGCGTTTTGATAGATATTGCTCCACTTCCACCTGTTTTTTGAGCTTGTCGGTGTTAAGGGATGTTTCGTTATAACGATAGGGCGACAAACCGATGACGATGGCGTTGCAAAATGATCGGTGGCTATTGCGGTGTTGTTGGCGATGGGCAAACCGAAGACGTGGTCGGTATGCACCAGAGCGGTACTTTGCGTCAGTGGCTGGCCAAGGGTGATGCCATGGTGATGGGCAATGACCGATCCTTCGAGCCCCAGCGAGAGAGCATTGCTGTCCCGATCCTGGCTCCAGGAGGAACTTATCGTGCCTTTGCCGGCGTTATAGCGTAAGGAGCTGTCGTTTTGACGATAGCCGGCCGAGGTCGATGCGCCAATATCATAGCTCAGATTATCGTCTTCCAGAAAGCTACCGCTGAGAGAAGCAACTGTCTTGAACGATAAAATTATAGAGAAACGTGATGGTACGATTCATCCCACTCTTCGTTCTTTCTGAGCATCGCGTTCAGGATAGTCAGAAGTTTATGCATACAGGCAACCAGAGCGACTTTTTTGGCTTTTCCCGCTGCAAGCAGCCGCGTATAAAATGCTTTTATCACCGGATTAAAGCGGGTTGCGACAAGTGCGGCGATATAAAGCGCTGTTCGGACTCCGCCCCTTCCGCCAAAGATGGTTCGCCGGCCCCGCATGGTACCCGAGTCCCGGTTTATGGGAGCAACGCCTACAAGCGCGCTGATGGCTCGTCTCGAGAGGCTACCCAGGTCGGAAACCTCCGCCAGCAACGCTGCAACCGTCATCGTACCAACCCCTTTAATACTGCTCAGTCTGGCAGCCAGCTCTTTGATGATGATATTGATACTTTTCCTGCTCTGTGGATGAACGGGATAAAGACGGTTACGCTCAGCAATCAACATCGCTGTTAGCTGGCGTCGGCGCACTACCATCGCAGCAAGAACCTGACGCTCCGCATCCAGCATGGCACGGATAAAGCGTTCCCGCCCTGGATGTCGATTAGTGACCTCCGCCATTTGTGCAAGCACCCGTGCATTAATATGGTCCGTTTTTGCCAGATAGCCCATAGTGCGGGCAAAGTCACGAGCCTGTCTGGGATTGACCACCGCGACGTCAAAGCCTTCAGTCTGAAACGAGCAGGCCACGGCAGCTTCAAGTCCACCAGTGGCCTCTATCAGAACCAACACCACCGGATACTTTCTCAGTTCATCAGTAATAGCATCAAAACCGTCCGTCAGAGTCATTACTGACCGTAAACTGAGCAATATCACTGCTGGCAGCAATGTCCAGTGTCGCTTTAGAAACATCAATTCCCACAAAAAGTGGATTTGGCAGACTCATTATTACCCATCCTTGCAAATACGTTATGGAGTACGGACAACTGTTCGGGTTTCAGATGAGTGGCTCAGTATAGGCGTCATTAGCTTCTCTACGGGCTATAAACCCTGGGATGAATCAGACTACATACACCTTGCCAAATCTATTCGTCACCATGCTAATTAAATTTCAAGATACAAGGACGATCGTCGCTGTGGCCCCCCTGAGTGCGCGTCTGGTTATAATTCAGATAATGACGCGCCTCGTTGCCCAACGGTAGCGACATGTTCAAGGACAGAAGGTTCTCTTTCTGGCTACCGGATTGATGGGTCAGGCTGGGTGA from Sodalis glossinidius str. 'morsitans' includes these protein-coding regions:
- a CDS encoding FimD/PapC C-terminal domain-containing protein, producing the protein MSPYRYNETSLNTDKLKKQVEVEQYLSKRAAAEGAIIEVDFAAHKRAVHYAHIRTPEGAALPFGAVVYDAGDRNVGIVSAGGLTALNMQDSRWPFHVRSEGMTCQTDLQGAKPQSQIGELTCQ